DNA sequence from the Pseudoduganella plicata genome:
GTACTGCAGCTTGCGAATGGCGTCGTCCACCGACGCGCCGTATTGATAGCGCACCTGCGCCAGGCCAGTGATGCCCGGCTTGATGCTGTGGCGCACGTCGTAATAGGCGATCTCCCGGCCCAGCTGTTCGACGAAGTAGGCGCGCTCCGGCCGCGGCCCGACAAAACTCATCTCGCCGCGGAACACGTTGATCATCTGGGGCAGCTCGTCGATGCGCAGCTTGCGCAGCCAGTGGCCCACGCGCGTAACGCGTGGGTCCCCGGCCGTGGCCCAGCGGGGCTGGCCGTCGCGTTCCGCATCCGGCCCCATGCTGCGAAACTTCAGCACCTGGAAGCGCCGTCCGTCCTTGCCCACGCGCTCCTGGCGGAAGATGACGGGGCCGCCGTCTTCAAGCACGATGCACAGCGCCGCCACCAGCATCACGGGCAAGGCGGCGAGGCAGATCGCGGCGCTGGCCGCGAGGTCGAACGTGCGCTTCACGGTGGCGCGCAGGAAGCTCTGATCGAAGCCGCCGCCGAAGATCAGGTAGCTCGGTTGCAGCGAATCGACGCGGATCTGGCTTGCCTCGCGCTCAAAGAACTTGGCCGCATCCGTGACGCGCACGCCACCGAGCGCGCAATCGAGCAGTTCGCGCACGGGATAGGCGCCGCTGCGCCGGTCGCTGACGGAAACCACCAGCTCCGTGGCGGCGTGACGGCGCGCCAGCGACAGCAGCGACTCGCCCGGCGGCAGAACCTTTGCCGCCGGCACGCAACTGGCCTCGCCGGGGACGGCAACGCAGCCGATGACGTCGAACCGGCGCGGTCCGCACGGGCTGGCCGCCAGGTCGAGGCATTCGCGCGCCAGCGCTCCGTCGCCGACCACGATCAGGCGGTCGGCCATCATGCTGGCGCCCGACGACTTGAGCATCACCATGCGCGTCAGCAGCACGCCGACGCCGCCCAGCACGAAGGCCAGCCCGCCGGCGCGCCCGAACTGGATGGTGGGGATCATGTGCATCAGCAGCGACAGCAGCGCGAAGCCCAGCACGAACGCGGGCGCCATACGCGCCAGCACCGTGCGCAGGTCTTCGCGGCCCTGCTGCTGATACAGGCCGAGAGTGCTCATGCAGAACACGTTGATCAGCGCGAATGCCAGCGCGGAAAAATACAGGTCGAGCGGCCGATGCGCCTCGCCGACCCAGATCAGCGACGTCATCGCCGCGGCAGCCTGCAGGATCAGCATCTCCATCAACAGCAGGATAATGCCCACCCGTGACACATAATGGTTGAAGATCCGGATCACGTTTCGCCCCCTGCCCCTGTCTGCCAGCGCGTGCCCGGCACCGCTGCCGATGGCTCAGCCATGATGCCGGACCGACGCGGCCGCCATCTTGTGCGCCCTCAAAAGGGGGCCGAGGCCTGACGGTTCTTTGCCAAATAGACTATAGTCATGCTTCCTTAGCGCGAACCTCATACAGATCATGAAATTTGACGTAGCGATCGTCGGCAGCGGACTGGCCGGCCTGTCGGTGGCCCTGCATCTGGCCGAAACCCGTAAAGTAGCCATCATCTCCAAGCGCCAGCTGCTCGATGGCGCCAGCAACTGGGCCCAGGGCGGCATCGCCGCGGTGCTCGACTCCGGCGACAGCCACGAGCAGCACATCGCCGACACGCTGGTCGCCGGCGGCGGCCTGTGCGACGTGGGCGCCACGCGATTCATCGTGGAACACGGCCGCGAAGCCATCGAATGGCTGATCGACCAGGGCGTGCCGTTTACGCGCGACACCAGCGCGGAGCTGGGCTTCCACCTGACGCGCGAGGGTGGCCACAGCCAGCGCCGCATCATCCACGCGGCCGATGCCACCGGCAACGCGGTGCAGACGACGCTGGAGGCAAAGGTGCGCTCGCATCCGAACATCAGCCTGTTCGAACACCACTGCGCCATCGACCTGATCACCTCCGACAAGCTGGGACATCGCCCGCATCACGGCAACGCGCAGCCGAAGTGCCACGGCCTGTACGTGCAGGACACGCAGACGGGCGAGGTGCACACTTTCGCCGCCGAGCACACGGTGATGTGCACGGGCGGCGCCGGCAAGGTCTATCTGTACACCACCAATCCCGACACGGCCAGCGGCGACGGCATCGCGATGGCGTGGCGCGCCGGCTGCCGCGTGTCGAACATGGAGTTCATCCAGTTCCATCCGACCTGCCTGTACCACCCGTATGCGAAATCGTTCCTGATCACGGAAGCGATCCGCGGCGAAGGCGGCGTGCTGAAGCTGCCGCCGGAAGCGGGTGCCGCCGCCGGCCAGCGCTTCATGCTGGCGCACGACGAGCGCGCCGAGCTGGCGCCGCGCGACGTCGTCGCCCGCGCCATCGACTTCGAGATCAAGAAACGCGGCCTCGACTACGTCCACCTCGACATCAGCCACAAGCCGGCCGAATTCCTCATCGAGCACTTCCCGACGATTTACGCGCGCTGCCTCGAACTGGGTATCGACATCACGAAGGAGCCGATCCCCATCGTGCCCGCCGCCCACTACACCTGTGGCGGCGTCGTCACGGACCTCGTCGGCCGCACCGATCTGCCCGGGCTGTATGCCGTCGGCGAGACGGCATGCACCGGCCTGCACGGCGCCAACCGGCTGGCAAGCAATTCGTTGCTGGAGTGCGTCGTCGTGGGACGCGCCTGCGCGCAGGACATCGTCTCGCAGGAAAAGAACGGCACGCCGTATCTGCCGGACTGGGACGAAAGCCGCGTCACGGATGCGGACGAGGAAGTCGTCATCGCCCACAACTGGGACGAGCTGCGCCGCTTCATGTGGAACTACGTGGGCATCGTGCGCACCAACAAGCGCCTGGAACGTGCCCAGCACCGCATCGCGCTGCTGAAAGAGGAAATCGACGAGTATTACCGCAACTTCCGCATCACGGCCGACCTGCTGGAGCTGCGCAACCTGGTCGACGTGGCCGCGCTGATCGTCAACAGCGCGCTGCAGCGGCGCGAAAGCCGCGGCCTGCACTACAGCCGCGACTACCCGGCGACGCTGCCCAAGGCGCTGCCAAGCATCCTGACGCCGAAGCGGCGCTGACATGCCTGCCGCGCCCCGACTGCGCCCCGCCCGGCCGGAAGACGTGCCGGCGCTGGAAGCGCTGATCGCACGCTCCGGCCTGGGACTTTCGGGCGGTTTCTATACGGACGAACAGGCCGCAGCGCTGACGCGTCACGTGTTCGGCGTCGATACGCAGCTGATCGCCGACGGCACGTATTTCGTCATCGAGCGCGACGGCGTGCCGGTGGCGTGCGGCGGCTGGAGCAGGCGGGCGACATTGTTCGGCGGCGACCGGGCCAAAGGCGCCGTCGATCCCTTGCTGGATCCCGCCACGCAGGCCGGACGCATCCGTGCCTTCTTTGTCGATCCCGCATGTGCGCGCCAGGGTCTGGGGCGGATGCTGCTGGCGCATTGCGAACGCATGGCCATGGCGGCAGGTTTCGCGGAACTGGAGATGGCGGCGACAATGCCCGGCGTGCCCTTCTATCGGGATGCGGGCTATCGGACGGTCGAAGAATTCGTGACCGCGGCCGGGGCGACCGTCGTGCCCCTGGCAAGAATGCGCAAACGCATCGGCTGACCGCGCCGCGCTTAAAACGGGACAGCCACCAATTTCCAGGCAATATTGCTGAAAACAGGTGGCTGTCCCCGGTTTTGGTCCGCCGATATCAGCGCGAGTTGAAGCCTTTTCCTTCCGCCGCCAGCTGCACCAGCAGCGGCGCCGGCTGCCACGCCTCGCCATGCCGGCCCTTGGCCAGGCGCTCGATGGTCGCCAGCACGTTCGGCAGGCCGACCGTATCGGCGTAGAACATCGGGCCGCCGCGGTACAGCGGGAAGCCGTAACCCGTCAGGTAGACCATGTCGATGTCCGATGCGCGCAGCGCGATGCCCTCTTCCAGAATGTGCGCACCCTCGTTCACCAATGCGTAGACAAGCCGCTCGACGATCTCCTGGTCGTTGATGGGGCGGCGCTCGACGCCGATCTCATGCGAGTGCTGCACGATCATGTCGTTGACCTGCTGGTTCGGATACGGCTTGCGGTCGCCCGGCTTGTAGTCGTACCAGCCGGCGCCCGTCTTCTGGCCGAAGCGCCCCAGTTCGCACAGCAGGTCGGCCGTCTTCGAATACTTGATGTGCGGCTTTTCGACGGCACGGCGCTTGCGGATATACCAGCCGATGTCGTTACCGGCCAGGTCGCCCATGCGGAACGGGCCCATGGCGAAGCCGAAGCGCTCCATCGCCCCGTCCACCTGCTCCGGCAGGCAGCCTTCGTCCAGCAGGAAGCCGGCCTGGCGCACGTACTGCTCGATCATGCGGTTGCCGATAAAGCCATCGCACACGCCCGACACGACACCCGTCTTCTTCAGCTTTTTCGACAGCGCCAGGGTCGTGGCCAGCACGTCGTTCCCGGTGGCCTTGCCGCGCACGATCTCCAGCAGCTTCATGACGTTGGCGGGGCTGAAGAAGTGCGTGCCGACCACGTCGTGCGGGCGGCTGGTGAACGAGGCGATCCGGTCGACGTCCAGCGTGGACGTGTTCGACGCCAGGATCGCGCCTTGCTTCATCACTTCGTCGAGCTTCCTGAACACCGTCTCCTTGACACCCATGTCCTCGAACACGGCTTCCACTACGATGTCGGCCGAGGCGATGTCCGCATAGTCCAGCGTGCCGGTGATGAGGCCGACGCGCTGATCGAACTTCTCCTGCGTAAGCTTGCCTTTTTTCAGCGTGTTCTCGTAGTTCTTGCGGATGGTCGCCAGGCCCTTGTCCAGCGCTTCCTGCTTCGTTTCCAGCACGGTGACGGCAATACCGGCATTGGCGAAATTCATGGCAATGCCACCGCCCATCGTGCCGGCGCCGATGACGGCCGCCCGTTCGATCTTGCGCGCGGGCGTATCGGCCGGCACGTCGGGCACCTTGCTCGCTTCGCGCTCGGCGAAGAACGCGTGGCGCAGCGCCTTCGACTCCGTCGTCTGCATCAGGTGCATGAAGCGTTCGCGCTCGAACGCGAGGCCGTCCTCGAACTTCATCGTGACCGACGCGGCCACCGTTTCCAGGCACTCCAGCGGCGCCGGGAACGGGCCCGCCACCGTCTTCACGGTATTGCGGGAAAACTGCAGGAAGGCCTCATGGTTCGGGTAGTCCACCTTGCGGTCGCGTACCTTCGGCAGCGGCCGCACGTCGGCGATCCTTTGCGCGAACGCGATCGCGCCCTGCACCAGTCCGGCGAAATCCGTCCCGGCCGGGTACACCTCGTCGAACAGCGCCGGCAGCTTTTCCGACGCCACGGGTGTGCCCGAGACAATCATGTTCAGTGCCGTCTCCAGGCCCAGCACGCGCGGCAGCCGCTGCGTGCCGCCGGCGCCCGGCAGCAGGCCCAGTTTCACTTCCGGCAGCGCGACCTGGGCGCCCGGCAGCGCCACGCGGTAGTGGCAGCCCAATGCGAGTTCCAGGCCGCCACCCATGCAAACACTGTGGATGGCCGCGACAACCGGCTTGCTCGCCTCCTCGGCGGTGCGGATCAGCGTGTGCAGCGTCGGTTCCGTCAGCGCCTTGGGCGAATTGAATTCCTTGATGTCCGCGCCGCCCGAAAAGGCCTTGCCGGCGCCCGTGATGACGATGGCCCTGACCGTCTCGTCGTCCTGCGCCTTGCGGATCCCTTCGACGGCGGCCGTGCGGGTCACGAGACCCAGGCCGTTGACAGGCGGGTTGTTCAGGGTGATCACGGCGACGCCGTCGTGTACTTGGTAGTCGGCACTCATGTCTCTGTTCCTCTTTTCGGTTGTCGGGGATGCAATCACTATACCGGATAAAAGTTCGACCGTGCTATTTTCTCGACACGTCCGCCATGCGGTGCGTCGCGAAGCGCGTGCGCAGCTCGGTCTTGCGCACTTTGCCCGTCCCGCCCACGGGCAGGCTGTCCGTGAACACCACGTCGTCCGGCAGCCACCAGCGGGCGACCTTGCCTTCATAGAAATCGAGCAGCTCTTCGCGCGTGACGCTCATGCCGGGGCGCGGCACGACGACCAGCAGCGGTCGCTCGTCCCATTTCGGGTGCGGCATGCCGATGCACGCTGCCTGCAGCACGGCCGGATGCGACATGGCGATGTTTTCCAGGTCGATCGTGCCGATCCACTCGCCGCCGGACTTGATGACGTCCTTGCTGCGGTCGGTGATCTGCATATAGCCGTCCGCGTCGATGGTGGCCACGTCGCCGGTCGGGAACCAGCCGTCCTGCAGCGCGCTGTGCTCCTCGCGGAAGTATGATTCGATCACCCACGGCCCCTTGACCTGCAGGTGCCCGAACGTGGTGCCGTCCCACGGCAGTTCGCTGCCGGCATCGTCGACGATGCGCATGTCGACACCGTAAATCGCGTGGCCCTGCTTGCGCAGCACCTTGCGCTGGCTCTCCGGCGACAGCCCCGTGTGGCGGGACGTCAGGCCGCACGTGGTACCCAGCGGCGACATCTCCGTCATGCCCCAGGCGTGCACCACCTCGACATCGAATTCGTCGATCAGCGCATCCATCAGCGCCGGCGGGCATGCCGCGCCGCCGATCACCGTGCGGCGGAACGTCGAGAAGCGCAGGGCGTGCTCCTTCATGTAATTGACAAGGCCCAGCCAGACCGTCGGCACGCCGGCCGAAAACGTGACGCCTTCCGCCTCGAACAGCTCGAACAGCGACTTGCCGTCCAGCGCCGGTCCGGGAAACACCAGCTTCGCGCCCGACAGCGGTACGGAATACGGCAGTCCCCACGCGTTCACATGGAACATCGGCACCACCGGCAGCACGACGTCGCGGGCGGCCACGTTCAGCCCATTCGGCATCGCCGAGCCGTACGCGTGCAGGACGGTCGAGCGGTGCGAGTACAGCGCCCCTTTCGGGTTGCCCGTCGTGCCCGACGTGTAGCACAGCGATGCGGCCGAGCGCTCGTCGAACAGCGGCCAGACATAATCGTCTAACTGCGCGTCCAACTGCGCGTCCAACTGCGCGTCCGGCTGCGCCGCAAGCAGCGCCTCGTAGCTGGACAGGTTCGGGATGCGCGTCTCGGCCGGCAACCGGTCCGCATCGGCCAGCAGCACCCACCCCTTGACCCCGGGGCACAGCGGCGCGATGGCTTCGACGATGGGCAGGAACGTCAGGTCGAACAGCAGGTACTGGTCCTCGGCATGGTTGACGATCCACGCGATCTGGTCCGGGTGCAGGCGCGGGTTGATCGTGTGCAGCACCGCGCCGATGCCGGAGACGCCATAGTACGCCTCCAGGTGGCGGTAGCCGTTCCACGCCAGCGTGGCGACGCGCTGGCCCATCGTCACGCCCAGGCTCGTGAGTGCATAGGCCAGCCGGCAGGTGCGGCGGCGGCAGTCGCGCCAGGTATAACGGTGCAGGTCGCCCTCCACGCGGCGCGAAACGATCTCGCTGGTGCCGAAGTGACGCGCGGCGAATTCGAGGATGCCCGAGACGAGCAGCGGCTCGTCCATCATCCGGCCCAGGACGGGACTGACCGGCAGGTCAGGCGACTGCGGTGGCTTACTGGCGACGTTACTGGCGTACATATGGCCTCCTATGTTTTCATTTATTTAACGGGCGGCGGCGCCGGACGGTCAATGACTTTCGATGTTGCGCTGCAGCACCCGCGCCCGTTTGCGCCGGCTGCCGCTGCATTCCCGCCGGGTGCGTTAAAATCGGCATCGCTCCGCAATCAACCAGGAAAAGCCATCGCTGCCATCGCCCTGCCACTGGAGAATTCGTTCGCCAGTCTGCCCCCCGACTTTTATACCCGGCTGATGCCGACGCCGCTGCCGGCGCCGTATCTCGTCGGTATCAGCGCACCGGCCGCGCGGCTGATCGGCCTCGATCCCGCGCAGGTGGACGACGACACCGTCGCCGTCCTGGCCGGCAGCCGCGTGCCCGAACGCGCGCAACCCGTGGCCGCCGTCTATTCGGGCCACCAGTTCGGCGTCTGGGCCGGCCAGCTGGGCGACGGCCGCGCCATGCTGCTGGGCGACGTCGCCACGGCGGAAGGCCCGATGGAGCTGCAGTGGAAAGGCGCCGGCATGACGCCCTACTCGCGCATGGGCGACGGCCGCGCGGTGCTGCGCTCGTCGATCCGCGAGTTCCTCTGCTCCGAAGCGATGCACGCGCTGGGCATTCCGACGACGCGGGCACTGTCCGTGGCGGGCTCCGACCAGGGCGTCGTGCGCGAGACGATCGAGACGGCGGCCGTTGTCATCCGCATGGCGCCCACGTTCATCCGCTTCGGCTCCTTCGAGCACTGGTTCCACCGTAACAACGAAGGCAATCTGCGCATCCTGGCCGATTACGTCATCGACCGTTTCTATCCGGCCCTGCGCGACGAGGACAACCCTTACGCGGCGCTGCTGGAGGAAGTCACGCGGCGAACGGCGCGCATGATCGCCCACTGGCAGTCGGTCGGCTTCATGCATGGCGTGATGAACACGGACAATATGTCGATCCTGGGCCAGACGCTGGACTACGGCCCGTTCGGCTTCATGGAAGCGTTCAACGCCCAGCATATCTGCAATCACAGCGACCATCAGGGCCGCTACTCGTATGCGATGCAGCCGCAGATCGGCCACTGGAACTGCTATGCGCTGGCCCAGGCGCTGGTGCCGCTGATCGGCGAAGTGGAAGAAACGCAGGCCGCGCTGGACGTCTACCAGGGCGAGTTCGCCACCACCGTGGACCGGCTGCTGCATGCGAAGCTGGGCCTGAATCAGCTGCCGGAGCAGGCGGATGCGGACCGCGCGCTGCTGGACAGCCTGTTCGGCATCCTGCAGGCCAACCACGCCGATTTCACGCTGTTCTTCCGCCGCCTGTCCGGCCTGCAAGCTGGTTCCAACGCCGGCGACGAGCCGCTGCGCGACCTGTTCATCGACCGCCCCGCGTTCGATGCGTGGGCGCAGCAGTACCGTACCCGCCTGCTGCTGGAAGGCAGTGTCGATGCCGAACGCAAGGCCGCGATGAATGCCGTCAATCCGAAATACGTGCTGCGTAACTACCTGGCGCAGGGCGCCATCGACAAGGCGCAGCAGAAGGACTTTTCCGAAGTGGCGCGGCTGCTGCAGGTATTGCAGAGCCCGTTCGACGAACAGCCGGAAAACGAACAATACGCCGCGCTGCCGCCCGACTGGGCGGCGGAGTTAGAAGTCAGCTGTTCTTCCTGAAACTTAAATCACCATGAGCGATCAAACCAATAAAGTTGTCAAACCGGATGCCGAATGGCGCAACCAGCTGGACCCGATCGAGTACCAGGTCACCCGTCACGCCGCCACCGAGCGGGCGTTCACCGGCAAATTCTGGGACCACCACGAAAAGGGTATTTATACGTGCGTGTGCTGCGATACGCCGCTGTTCCGCTCCGACGCCAAGTTCGATTCCGGATGCGGCTGGCCCAGCTATTTTGAAGCGCTGGACCCG
Encoded proteins:
- a CDS encoding TIGR03013 family XrtA/PEP-CTERM system glycosyltransferase; translated protein: MIRIFNHYVSRVGIILLLMEMLILQAAAAMTSLIWVGEAHRPLDLYFSALAFALINVFCMSTLGLYQQQGREDLRTVLARMAPAFVLGFALLSLLMHMIPTIQFGRAGGLAFVLGGVGVLLTRMVMLKSSGASMMADRLIVVGDGALARECLDLAASPCGPRRFDVIGCVAVPGEASCVPAAKVLPPGESLLSLARRHAATELVVSVSDRRSGAYPVRELLDCALGGVRVTDAAKFFEREASQIRVDSLQPSYLIFGGGFDQSFLRATVKRTFDLAASAAICLAALPVMLVAALCIVLEDGGPVIFRQERVGKDGRRFQVLKFRSMGPDAERDGQPRWATAGDPRVTRVGHWLRKLRIDELPQMINVFRGEMSFVGPRPERAYFVEQLGREIAYYDVRHSIKPGITGLAQVRYQYGASVDDAIRKLQYDLYYVKNNSLFLDLLILIDTVQVVISGKGAR
- the nadB gene encoding L-aspartate oxidase, encoding MKFDVAIVGSGLAGLSVALHLAETRKVAIISKRQLLDGASNWAQGGIAAVLDSGDSHEQHIADTLVAGGGLCDVGATRFIVEHGREAIEWLIDQGVPFTRDTSAELGFHLTREGGHSQRRIIHAADATGNAVQTTLEAKVRSHPNISLFEHHCAIDLITSDKLGHRPHHGNAQPKCHGLYVQDTQTGEVHTFAAEHTVMCTGGAGKVYLYTTNPDTASGDGIAMAWRAGCRVSNMEFIQFHPTCLYHPYAKSFLITEAIRGEGGVLKLPPEAGAAAGQRFMLAHDERAELAPRDVVARAIDFEIKKRGLDYVHLDISHKPAEFLIEHFPTIYARCLELGIDITKEPIPIVPAAHYTCGGVVTDLVGRTDLPGLYAVGETACTGLHGANRLASNSLLECVVVGRACAQDIVSQEKNGTPYLPDWDESRVTDADEEVVIAHNWDELRRFMWNYVGIVRTNKRLERAQHRIALLKEEIDEYYRNFRITADLLELRNLVDVAALIVNSALQRRESRGLHYSRDYPATLPKALPSILTPKRR
- a CDS encoding GNAT family N-acetyltransferase, whose amino-acid sequence is MPAAPRLRPARPEDVPALEALIARSGLGLSGGFYTDEQAAALTRHVFGVDTQLIADGTYFVIERDGVPVACGGWSRRATLFGGDRAKGAVDPLLDPATQAGRIRAFFVDPACARQGLGRMLLAHCERMAMAAGFAELEMAATMPGVPFYRDAGYRTVEEFVTAAGATVVPLARMRKRIG
- a CDS encoding 3-hydroxyacyl-CoA dehydrogenase NAD-binding domain-containing protein; the encoded protein is MSADYQVHDGVAVITLNNPPVNGLGLVTRTAAVEGIRKAQDDETVRAIVITGAGKAFSGGADIKEFNSPKALTEPTLHTLIRTAEEASKPVVAAIHSVCMGGGLELALGCHYRVALPGAQVALPEVKLGLLPGAGGTQRLPRVLGLETALNMIVSGTPVASEKLPALFDEVYPAGTDFAGLVQGAIAFAQRIADVRPLPKVRDRKVDYPNHEAFLQFSRNTVKTVAGPFPAPLECLETVAASVTMKFEDGLAFERERFMHLMQTTESKALRHAFFAEREASKVPDVPADTPARKIERAAVIGAGTMGGGIAMNFANAGIAVTVLETKQEALDKGLATIRKNYENTLKKGKLTQEKFDQRVGLITGTLDYADIASADIVVEAVFEDMGVKETVFRKLDEVMKQGAILASNTSTLDVDRIASFTSRPHDVVGTHFFSPANVMKLLEIVRGKATGNDVLATTLALSKKLKKTGVVSGVCDGFIGNRMIEQYVRQAGFLLDEGCLPEQVDGAMERFGFAMGPFRMGDLAGNDIGWYIRKRRAVEKPHIKYSKTADLLCELGRFGQKTGAGWYDYKPGDRKPYPNQQVNDMIVQHSHEIGVERRPINDQEIVERLVYALVNEGAHILEEGIALRASDIDMVYLTGYGFPLYRGGPMFYADTVGLPNVLATIERLAKGRHGEAWQPAPLLVQLAAEGKGFNSR
- a CDS encoding 3-(methylthio)propionyl-CoA ligase; protein product: MYASNVASKPPQSPDLPVSPVLGRMMDEPLLVSGILEFAARHFGTSEIVSRRVEGDLHRYTWRDCRRRTCRLAYALTSLGVTMGQRVATLAWNGYRHLEAYYGVSGIGAVLHTINPRLHPDQIAWIVNHAEDQYLLFDLTFLPIVEAIAPLCPGVKGWVLLADADRLPAETRIPNLSSYEALLAAQPDAQLDAQLDAQLDDYVWPLFDERSAASLCYTSGTTGNPKGALYSHRSTVLHAYGSAMPNGLNVAARDVVLPVVPMFHVNAWGLPYSVPLSGAKLVFPGPALDGKSLFELFEAEGVTFSAGVPTVWLGLVNYMKEHALRFSTFRRTVIGGAACPPALMDALIDEFDVEVVHAWGMTEMSPLGTTCGLTSRHTGLSPESQRKVLRKQGHAIYGVDMRIVDDAGSELPWDGTTFGHLQVKGPWVIESYFREEHSALQDGWFPTGDVATIDADGYMQITDRSKDVIKSGGEWIGTIDLENIAMSHPAVLQAACIGMPHPKWDERPLLVVVPRPGMSVTREELLDFYEGKVARWWLPDDVVFTDSLPVGGTGKVRKTELRTRFATHRMADVSRK
- a CDS encoding protein adenylyltransferase SelO, yielding MTFDVALQHPRPFAPAAAAFPPGALKSASLRNQPGKAIAAIALPLENSFASLPPDFYTRLMPTPLPAPYLVGISAPAARLIGLDPAQVDDDTVAVLAGSRVPERAQPVAAVYSGHQFGVWAGQLGDGRAMLLGDVATAEGPMELQWKGAGMTPYSRMGDGRAVLRSSIREFLCSEAMHALGIPTTRALSVAGSDQGVVRETIETAAVVIRMAPTFIRFGSFEHWFHRNNEGNLRILADYVIDRFYPALRDEDNPYAALLEEVTRRTARMIAHWQSVGFMHGVMNTDNMSILGQTLDYGPFGFMEAFNAQHICNHSDHQGRYSYAMQPQIGHWNCYALAQALVPLIGEVEETQAALDVYQGEFATTVDRLLHAKLGLNQLPEQADADRALLDSLFGILQANHADFTLFFRRLSGLQAGSNAGDEPLRDLFIDRPAFDAWAQQYRTRLLLEGSVDAERKAAMNAVNPKYVLRNYLAQGAIDKAQQKDFSEVARLLQVLQSPFDEQPENEQYAALPPDWAAELEVSCSS
- the msrB gene encoding peptide-methionine (R)-S-oxide reductase MsrB, producing the protein MSDQTNKVVKPDAEWRNQLDPIEYQVTRHAATERAFTGKFWDHHEKGIYTCVCCDTPLFRSDAKFDSGCGWPSYFEALDPANVIEKVDRSHGMLRTEIICAVCDAHLGHVFPDGPPPTGLRYCINSASLRFTPED